In Eulemur rufifrons isolate Redbay chromosome 2, OSU_ERuf_1, whole genome shotgun sequence, the sequence ACCTAGATGTTCAATGCCTAGATTCATTAATTCACTAGGGATTGCAAAACAGCCATATTTGAGTTGTCAGAATATACagtcagaatatttttataaagacacttCTCTTTATCTTCTCTTTCATTACTCTGTGGTATAGTTTATATAGGAAAAGCAATAAAACTgcttaattcttttcctttattctccactttcaaaataattatttggtttCCTATCATCCTTCAAAAAGTAACCAAttaggtacacacacacaattatgaACTCATAGATTTAAACATACTTAGTGTTTATTAAATTATCCTTATTAGCGCTCAAATTGTTCCATCTTTGGCTATGGGAGCTAGGCCAAAAAGAGCTGAGTCCTTTTGACATGAGAATTTCTGCTTGCTTCCTCACTATCTGGTAGGGTAAGTTGTTTCCATGctcatcttgtttattttttgccccAAACCTGgcatcagccatttctccaagaagctttggtttctttcagtattttaagaCCATAATCTTGGTGCTAGGAGTGTTCATTGCTCCTGGAAAAGGTCATTGTTTCTACACCTTTTCGATGGATAGAGACACGAAGATAAAATTTCATGagtttatattatgttttattcaaATCAGGGCTAAAGGGTTTTTACTTCTGTATTACCTCTGTAACTCCTACCCTCCACACATACAAAAacaatctgggtttttttttcctccttccatcccttcctcaaaaatctgatttttttttttaaacaaaaggtcTCACATATTTATTACTGAACCAGCTTATTAGTACAGAgcatataaacaaagagaaaaatcacttttccCAATGAAATGTGTCTGTCCAGATATTAGTGACATGTCCAACTTGATACGGTAAGATGATAGTGACCTTGATACAGCATAAATATGCGTGCCATTATATCATGTGCAATCTTTATAGACCCAGCTTGGTTCTTCTCCAATGTCTCCTCTTGGAATTGTACCTGATTTTATTGCCAGTCTTCATACGAATCCATTGGGGAATGGGACGATTTTGCTTCTGCTTCTTGGCCAGAAACCTCTTGATTCTGAAAGTCTTGTGAGAAGACATGGCGAGGGAGACTCAACGGGACCAGAAATCTGATTCTTAAGTAC encodes:
- the LOC138394093 gene encoding large ribosomal subunit protein eL39, which codes for MSSHKTFRIKRFLAKKQKQNRPIPQWIRMKTGNKIRYNSKRRHWRRTKLGL